A single window of Salvia splendens isolate huo1 chromosome 6, SspV2, whole genome shotgun sequence DNA harbors:
- the LOC121806308 gene encoding pentatricopeptide repeat-containing protein At5g66520-like: MNFIKSPQMIERQLKNYFARLIHCCKNIRHLNQIHSHIIASPHLSTDDRSFLISRLFFYLCTASHSLQYSNKLFNFFEKPSLYIYNAMIRANATKIKEPTSRECLALYKEMMASGLVPDCITLPFLLKECSKRFDGPTGRAVHVHIVKFGYEGDVYVQNALINTYSECGSLEDARKVFDGMPNRDVVSWNSMIVGCLRNGEVDSALELFKGMEERKNIITWNSVITGLAQGGRAKEALDVFHEMQNSENVVRPDKITVASALSACASLGAIDHGKWVHSYLERSGIECDMVIGTALVDMYGKCGYVNRALEVFNGMRGKDFLAWTAMISVLALNGYGEEAFEVFEEMVAAGVRPNAVTFVGLLSACAHSGLVQKGRQCFNSMKRDYHIEPQVEHYACMIDILGRAGLFTEAQDVINSMPMRPDAFVWGALLGACQLHGNVRLGEKIAMFLIELEPQNHAYYIILCDLYAKAGRFDDQKRIRSMMKGVNVRKTVPGTSMVEVDGVVCEFSIKGSPETPISALQSVLLLLSSEMSREGDVRLSQDPSFPSEDILHRSHSILAPAQSAVIE, from the coding sequence ATGAATTTTATCAAATCGCCGCAAATGATTGAAAGGCAACTCAAGAATTACTTCGCGCGCCTAATCCACTGTTGCAAGAACATCAGACACCTCAATCAAATCCATTCACATATCATAGCATCGCCACATTTATCCACAGATGATCGATCTTTCCTCATCTCTCGCCTCTTCTTCTACCTCTGCACAGCCTCCCACTCACTCCAATACTCCAACAAGCTTTTCAATTTCTTCGAAAAACCGAGTCTTTACATATACAACGCCATGATCAGAGCCAACGCTACGAAGATAAAGGAACCCACATCGCGTGAGTGCTTAGCTCTGTATAAAGAGATGATGGCCAGCGGTTTGGTGCCTGATTGCATAACACTGCCCTTTCTGCTAAAGGAATGCTCGAAAAGATTTGACGGGCCCACGGGCCGGGCTGTGCACGTGCACATTGTGAAGTTTGGGTACGAAGGGGATGTCTACGTGCAGAATGCTCTGATAAACACCTACTCGGAGTGTGGAAGTTTGGAGGATGCGAGGAAGGTGTTCGATGGAATGCCTAATAGAGATGTGGTTTCGTGGAATTCGATGATCGTTGGGTGTTTGAGGAATGGGGAGGTTGATTCGGCTTTGGAGTTGTTCAAGGGAATGGAGGAGAGGAAAAACATCATCACTTGGAACTCGGTCATCACGGGTTTGGCTCAAGGCGGGCGGGCGAAGGAGGCTTTAGACGTTTTTCATGAAATGCAGAACTCGGAAAATGTGGTGCGGCCGGATAAAATAACTGTGGCAAGTGCACTCTCGGCGTGTGCTTCTCTTGGCGCCATTGATCACGGAAAGTGGGTGCATAGTTACTTGGAGAGAAGTGGGATTGAATGTGATATGGTGATTGGGACAGCCTTGGTAGACATGTATGGGAAATGTGGTTATGTCAACAGAGCACTGGAGGTATTCAACGGGATGCGTGGAAAGGATTTCTTAGCATGGACGGCCATGATTTCAGTTCTAGCGCTTAACGGCTATGGAGAAGAGGCTTTTGAGGTATTCGAAGAGATGGTAGCAGCTGGAGTGAGGCCAAACGCTGTGACATTCGTTGGTTTGTTGTCTGCCTGTGCTCACTCCGGCCTTGTACAGAAAGGCCGTCAGTGCTTTAATTCAATGAAGCGTGATTACCACATAGAGCCGCAAGTGGAGCACTATGCTTGCATGATTGACATACTTGGTCGAGCCGGGCTTTTCACTGAGGCACAAGATGTTATTAACAGCATGCCAATGAGGCCAGATGCTTTTGTTTGGGGTGCTCTACTTGGAGCTTGTCAACTCCATGGAAACGTTCGCCTAGGCGAAAAAATAGCAATGTTCTTGATTGAGTTGGAGCCTCAGAACCATGCTTACTACATCATTTTGTGTGATTTATATGCGAAGGCTGGTAGATTTGATGATCAGAAAAGGATTAGATCAATGATGAAAGGAGTGAATGTGAGGAAGACAGTTCCTGGTACCAGCATGGTTGAAGTTGATGGTGTTGTGTGTGAGTTCTCAATTAAAGGATCACCTGAGACGCCAATCTCGGCCTTGCAGAGCGTACTGCTTCTCTTAAGCAGCGAGATGAGTAGAGAAGGTGATGTACGGTTGTCTCAAGATCCTAGTTTTCCCTCCGAGGACATTCTTCATCGTTCACATAGTATCTTAGCTCCAGCTCAATCTGCTGTGATTGAATGA
- the LOC121808504 gene encoding DEAD-box ATP-dependent RNA helicase 7-like: protein MPSVAIAEAQSADKNNSGVAEMEVEDKNSAEKKLKKEKKSSKKAKLTDLDDSNSDSPVKISKKEKKRKALEIDDNEEGRSENTSEMKKKKMKFEEEDEKEENPNAVSNFRISAPLREALKAKGIEALFQIQAMTFNTILDGSDLVGRARTGQGKTLAFVLPILESLTNGPAKESRKTGYGKAPSVLVLLPTRELAAQVAADFEVYGGALGLSCCVLYGGSSYGPQLNQLKRGVDIVVGTPGRIKDHLESGNIDFRSLKFRVLDEADEMLRMGFVDDVELILGKVEDSSKVQTLLFSATLPSWVKQISSKFLKPDKKTVDLVGNEKMKASTNVRHFVLPCTASARAQLIPDVISCYGSGGRTIIFAETKDSVSTLSGVLPGARALHGDIQQSTREVTLKAFRSGKFSTLVATDVAARGLDIDDVQLIIQCEPPRDVEAYIHRSGRTGRAGKSGVAVMLYDPRKSNFARIERESGVKFERISAPQPSDIAKSAGVEAAEKINEISDSVIPIFKAAAEELLNSSDLTPTDLLAKALANAAGYTEIKSRSFLTSLENHVTVMLECGRPIFSPSYVYGALRRFVPEDKVESIQGLSLTADGKGAVFDVATEDLDTFLAGQGNAPGVSLQVVTLLPDLQEREPLRGRFGGGRGGFSGRRGGGRFSGGGGRGSFSRGGGNRNSRW, encoded by the exons ATGCCTTCCGTTGCTATCGCTGAAGCTCAATCCGCCGACAAGAATAACTCCGGGGTTGCCGAGATGGAGGTGGAGGACAAAAATTCAGCTGAGAAAAAGCTCAAAAAGGAGAAGAAGTCGAGCAAAAAAGCCAAATTGACTGACCTCGACGATTCTAATTCCGACAGCCCTgtcaaaattagtaaaaaggaaaagaagcgGAAGGCTTTGGAAATCGACGACAATGAGGAAGGGAGGAGTGAAAACACCTccgagatgaagaagaagaagatgaaatttgAGGAGGAGGACGAAAAAGAGGAGAATCCTAATGCCGTATCCAATTTCCGAATTTCGGCGCCGCTTAGGGAGGCTTTGAAGGCCAAGGGAATTGAGGCGCTTTTCCAGATTCAGGCAATGACGTTTAATACCATTCTCGATGGTTCCGATTTGGTTGGAAGGGCCCGCACTGGTCAG GGGAAAACGTTGGCCTTTGTGTTGCCTATATTAGAATCATTGACAAATGGTCCTGCTAAAGAATCGAGGAAGACTGGATATGGAAAGGCACCAAGTGTTCTTGTTCTCTTGCCCACGAGGGAGTTGGCTGCACAG GTGGCTGCAGACTTCGAAGTTTATGGCGGAGCTCTAGGGTTGAGTTGCTGTGTCCTTTATGGGGGGTCTTCTTATGGACCGCAGCTAAATCAATTGAAAAGGGGTGTAGACATTGTTGTTGGCACTCCTGGTCGCATTAAG GATCACTTAGAGAGCGGAAATATTGACTTTCGATCCTTAAAGTTCCGAGTGCTTGATGAAGCTGATGAAATGCTGAGGATGGGTtttgttgatgatgttgaactCATTCTTG GCAAGGTTGAGGATTCTAGCAAGGTTCAAACGCTTCTTTTTAGTGCTACTTTGCCGTCCTGGGTCAAGCAA ATATCTTCCAAATTTTTAAAACCAGACAAGAAAACTGTTGACCTTGTTGGTAATGAGAAAATGAAAGCCAGCACCAATGTAAGGCATTTTGTCCTTCCCTGCACCGCATCTGCCAGAGCTCAGCTCATTCCTGATGTCATTAGTTGTTATGGCAG TGGAGGGCGCACTATTATTTTTGCAGAGACAAAGGATTCTGTTTCCACACTATCTGGTGTGCTTCCCGGAGCACGCGCGTTGCATGGTGACATACAACAGTCTACCCGTGAG GTAACTCTTAAAGCGTTCAGATCAGGCAAATTTTCTACGCTTGTGGCTACAGATGTAGCAGCACGAGGATTAGACATTGATGATGTCCAGTTAATTATTCAG TGTGAGCCTCCTCGTGATGTAGAGGCATACATTCATCGGTCTGGAAGAACAGGAAGAGCTG GGAAAAGTGGTGTCGCTGTGATGCTTTATGATCCTAGGAAGTCTAATTTTGCCAGGATAGAAAGAGAATCAGGTGTGAAATTTGAACGTATAAGTGCTCCACAGCCATCTGATATAGCTAAATCAGCTGGTGTTGAAGCTGCTGAAAAAATCAACGAGATTTCTGATAG TGTGATTCCGATATTCAAAGCTGCTGCCGAAGAACTACTCAACTCTTCTGATTTAACCCCTACAGACCTTCTTGCTAAAGCTTTGGCCAATGCTGCC GGTTATACCGAAATCAAGAGTCGATCATTTCTCACCTCATTGGAGAACCATGTTACAGTAATGCTCGAGTGTGGAAGGCCCATTTTCTCACCTTC GTATGTTTATGGAGCGCTGAGGAGGTTTGTACCTGAAGATAAGGTTGAATCTATTCAGGGTCTTTCATTGACTGCAGATGGGAAGGGTGCTGTATTCGATGTAGCTACCGAAGATCTCGATACATTCCTTGCAG GGCAGGGGAATGCGCCCGGTGTGAGCTTGCAAGTGGTGACATTATTGCCAGATTTGCAAGAAAGAGAGCCATTAAGAGGGAGATTTGGTGGTGGCCGTGGTGGTTTCTCGGGGAGGAGAGGAGGTGGCAGGTTttctggtggtggtggaagaggatcattTTCTAGAGGTGGTGGCAATAGAAACAGTAGATGGTGA